From one Peromyscus maniculatus bairdii isolate BWxNUB_F1_BW_parent chromosome 17, HU_Pman_BW_mat_3.1, whole genome shotgun sequence genomic stretch:
- the Dda1 gene encoding DET1- and DDB1-associated protein 1 isoform X1, with protein MADFLKGLPVYNKSNFSRFHADSVCKASNRRPSVYLPTREYPSEQIIVTEKTNILLRYLHQQWDKKNAAKKRDQEQVEAEGESSAPPRKVARTDSPDMPEDT; from the exons ATG GCAGACTTTCTGAAAGGCTTGCCGGTCTACAACAAGAGCAACTTCAGCAGGTTCCACGCGGACTCCGTGTGCAAGGCCTCG AACCGCCGTCCCTCAGTGTACCTGCCGACCCGAGAGTACCCGTCAGAACAAA TCATTGTGACAGAAAAGACGAACATCCTCCTGCGGTACCTGCACCAGCAATGGGACAAAAAG aATGCCGCCAAGAAGCGAGACCAAGAGCAAGTAGAGGCAGAGGGCGAGAGCTCAGCGCCACCCCGCAAGGTGGCCAGGACTGACAGCCCTGACATGCCCGAGGACACCTAG
- the Dda1 gene encoding DET1- and DDB1-associated protein 1 isoform X2, whose product MAARVRAGWPMGARRARASRRAGPPHGPMTRGAVAIGVSCAAAGSGCAAATGQEAAAAAGAAEDADDDFLKGLPVYNKSNFSRFHADSVCKASNRRPSVYLPTREYPSEQIIVTEKTNILLRYLHQQWDKKNAAKKRDQEQVEAEGESSAPPRKVARTDSPDMPEDT is encoded by the exons ATGGCAGCGCGCGTGCGTGCGGGCTGGCCAATGGGAGCGCGCCGGGCGCGGGCGTCGCGGAGGGCGGGGCCGCCGCACGGGCCAATGACGCGCGGCGCTGTCGCCATCGGCGTGAGCTGCGCGGCGGCTGGAAGTGGCTGTGCGGCCGCGACTGGGCAGGAGGCTGCGGCGGCGGCCGGGGCGGCGGAGGACGCGGACGATG ACTTTCTGAAAGGCTTGCCGGTCTACAACAAGAGCAACTTCAGCAGGTTCCACGCGGACTCCGTGTGCAAGGCCTCG AACCGCCGTCCCTCAGTGTACCTGCCGACCCGAGAGTACCCGTCAGAACAAA TCATTGTGACAGAAAAGACGAACATCCTCCTGCGGTACCTGCACCAGCAATGGGACAAAAAG aATGCCGCCAAGAAGCGAGACCAAGAGCAAGTAGAGGCAGAGGGCGAGAGCTCAGCGCCACCCCGCAAGGTGGCCAGGACTGACAGCCCTGACATGCCCGAGGACACCTAG
- the Abhd8 gene encoding protein ABHD8, with the protein MTSGHTMLTGVTDGFFCCLLGTPPNAVRPLESVESSDGYTFVEVKPGRVLRVKHAGPAPIPTPPPLPPPEDDPGVKTGLVRCQRRITVYRNGRLVVENLGRAPRADLQGRSGSGDPPAALEVELAEPAGGDARATPGSGRRRRPRRPKRTIHIDCEQRITSCKGAQADVVLFFIHGVGGSLAIWKEQLDFFVRLGYEVVAPDLAGHGASSAPQVAAAYTFYALAEDMRAIFTRYAKKRNVLIGHSYGVSFCTFLAHEYPDLVHKVIMINGGGPTALEPSLCSIFNMPTCVLHCLSPCLAWSFLKAGFARQGAKEKQLLKEGNAFNVSSFVLRAMMSGQYWPEGDEVYHAELTVPVLLVHGMHDKFVPVEEDQRMAEILLLAFLKLIEEGSHMVMLECPETVNTLLHEFLLWEPEPEAEPKPEPQPPQPEPAPGEEK; encoded by the exons ATGACCTCAG GACACACCATGCTGACCGGAGTGACAGATGGTTtcttctgctgcctgctggggACGCCCCCGAACGCTGTGCGGCCGCTGGAGAGCGTCGAGTCCAGCGACGGCTATACGTTTGTGGAAGTCAAGCCTGGCCGGGTGCTGCGGGTGAAGCACGCCGGCCCCGCGCCGATCCCCAcgccaccaccgctgccgccTCCCGAAGACGATCCTGGGGTCAAGACCGGCCTTGTGCGCTGCCAGCGCCGCATCACGGTGTACCGTAATGGGAGGCTGGTGGTGGAGAACCTGGGCCGCGCACCACGCGCCGACCTGCAAGGCCGCAGTGGCTCTGGGGACCCGCCTGCGGCACTCGAGGTGGAGCTGGCGGAGCCTGCAGGGGGCGACGCCCGGGCCACCCCAGGCAGTGGGCGGCGACGGCGCCCCCGGCGTCCCAAGAGGACGATCCACATCGACTGCGAGCAGCGCATCACCAGCTGCAAGGGTGCGCAGGCTGACGTGGTGCTGTTCTTCATCCACGGTGTGGGCGGCTCGCTCGCCATCTGGAAGGAGCAGCTGGACTTCTTTGTGCGACTTGGCTATGAGGTGGTGGCACCTGACCTGGCGGGCCACGGAGCCAGTTCTGCCCCGCAGGTGGCAGCTGCCTACACCTTTTACGCACTTGCAGAGGACATGCGGGCCATCTTCACGCGCTACGCCAAGAAGCGCAACGTGCTCATCGGCCACTCTTATGG GGTCTCCTTCTGTACTTTCCTGGCCCACGAGTACCCAGATCTTGTACACAAAGTGATCATGATTAACGGTGGCGGCCCCACGGCGCTGGAGCCCAGCCTCTGCTCCATCTTCAACATGCCCACGTGCGTCCTGCACTGCTTGtcgccctgcctggcctggagttTCCTCAA GGCCGGCTTTGCCCGCCAAGGGGCTAAAGAGAAGCAGCTGCTGAAGGAGGGTAACGCGTTCAATGTGTCCTCCTTCGTGCTACGGGCCATGATGAGCGGCCAGTACTGGCCTGAGGGCGACGAGGTCTACCACGCGGAACTGACGGTGCCCGTGCTGCTGGTGCACGGCATGCACGACAAGTTCGTGCCGGTGGAGGAGGACCAGCGCATGGCTGAG ATTCTACTGCTGGCCTTTCTCAAGCTCATCGAGGAAGGCAGCCACATGGTGATGCTGGAGTGTCCCGAGACGGTCAACACGCTGCTGCACGAGTTCCTGCTGTGGGAACCGGAGCCCGAAGCCGAACCAAAGCCCGAGCCACAGCCGCCGCAGCCAGAGCCGGCTCCAGGGGAGGAGAAGTGA
- the Mrpl34 gene encoding large ribosomal subunit protein bL34m produces the protein MAFLVRSLGSPACRSVAQLGDRWLQPRVWMGLPDAWGVPSLQQARGRTRGNEYQPSNIKRKHKHGWVRRLSTPAGVQVILRRMLKGRKSLSH, from the exons ATGGCTTTCCTCGTCCGGAGTCTTGGGTCCCCCGCCTGCAGATCGGTGGCCCAGTTGGGTGACAG GTGGCTCCAACCCAGGGTCTGGATGGGGCTCCCGGACGCCTGGGGCGTCCCCTCCCTGCAGCAGGCCCGCGGCCGCACGCGCGGGAACGAGTACCAGCCCAGCAACATCAAGCGCAAGCACAAGCACGGCTGGGTCCGCCGGCTGAGCACCCCGGCCGGCGTGCAGGTCATCCTCCGCCGCATGCTGAAGGGCCGCAAGTCCCTGAGCCACTGA